ACAATGCAATTGATGAATTTCTTTTCTATTATTTAGACAATTAAAAAAATAGGTTAAACGGGATTTTTCCCCGTTTTTCTTTTTTATTTTTTGCTTTTATTTTAATTTATATAATAGACATATGACACATCATGATAACAACTTTCAAAATCAAAAATTTTTAAAATTTTGTTCTCATTTTGGAATTCAAATTCCAAAATCAATGTTGAATGCACAAATTATAAATTCTGTTCACGTAAAAGAAAAAGATTGTATTCAATTGCATATTAAATTTAATGAATTTATTAACTTTCACGACATAAAGAACTTTAAATTAGCTTTAAACGAAAAAAGACATTTGGGGAACATTGAAGTTTTTTATGAATTTGACTTATTGCAATATACCAAAGAAGGTTTATTGAATTTTTGCCATAATTTGACTAAAACCAAATTTAAATATGCATCACTTCAAAATTTAAATTTTGATCAAAATTTAATAATGAATTCCAACTATGATTTCACACTAAAAATCTATAACAAAAATACTTATGAACAAGAAAAAGATATCTTTTACGATTTTGTTGCTAAGTTAAAAGGGTATGGATTTCAAAAATTAAATTTTAATTTGAAATTAGTTGAAATCAAGCATGAAACACCTATAGAAATAGAAGTTGAAAAAGAAAATTTAAACTTTGCTATTGCACAAGCTTTAAAAGAAAATCAAAGTATTAAAAAAGATGAAGACAGTCTTTTTACTAGAAAAAAATCCTTTTCAAGACTAAACACTTCTTATGCAAATACAACTATTGAAAATTTATATTTTTTAGAAGACAAAACTGCGGTTGAAATTAGCGGATTAGTTTTTAAAAAAGAATATAAAGCCTTAAATAATGCTAATGAAAAAAAACATCTTTATATTATTTCTTTAACTGACTTAACTTCTGGTATTCAACTTCAATACTTTACAAAAGAATTATTGTCATCAGAAGAAGAAAAAATATTGGAAAATGATTCATGAATTAAAGTAAAAGGTCGTTTAGCTCTTAAAATACAAGAATCAAGAGAAACAAGAATAATATATGTTGATTCTTTCGAAAAAACTGTTTCTCCTATTTCTGAATCTCAAGATTTAATGGACGAAAAAGATAAAAGAGTTGAACTTCATATCAGTTCTAAAATGAATACAATGGATGGTTTATTAAATCCTTCTGAAATTATTAAACAAGCAGAAAAATTCAAAATGCCTGCTGTTGCAATTATGGATTTAAATGGTTGTCAAGGTTATCCTGAATTCTACAATACAGCAAAAAAAAGTAGTGTTAAACCTCTTTATGGAACCGCTTTTACTATTATTAATAAAAATGTGAATTTAATTATTGGTGATTTTGAAAATGTTAATTTAAGAAATACAGAATATGTTGCATTCGATATCGAAACAACTTCTCTTTTTCCAAGATTTGGCGAAGTTATTGAATATGGAGCAGTAAAAGTTACACAAAGCTTAAGAATTGATAATAAAGAACAGTTCTTTATTAAAGCTAAACAACCTCTTTCTTCATTTACAACCAACTTAACCGGAATAACCAATAAAATGCTAGAAGATGGTAAAAATATACAAGATGCATTAGATGAAATTTATTCATCTTTAAACAATAAAATTGCCATTGCTCATAATGCACGTTTCGACTATCATTTTTTAAAAGAACAATTTTTTAAATATAATAAACCTTTTCCAAAATTTGCAGTTATAGACACATTGAAAGTATCACGTTTTCTTTTTCCTGATGATTCAAAACACAAACTTCAAGATTTAGCTAAGAAAGTAGATATTATTTATGATGAAAATCAAGCTCACCGTGGAGATTATGATGCTGAAGTTTTAGCAAATGTTTGAATTCAATTAATTGGTATCTTAGAAAAAAATAATATTTTTGATTTAAAAACTTTGGCAAATCAAACGTCAAAAAGTTTATATAAACGCGAATTTGCTTATGAAATAACTACATTGGCAAAAAATAATCAGGGACTTAAAGAGCAATTTGAATTGATTTCTTTTGCTTCAACAGACCAATATTGAAATCAACCAAAATTATTTTGAGAAAATTTAGAAAACAAAAAAAATATTTTAATTGGTTCAAGTACCTTAAGAAGTAAGTTATTAGATGATTATTTTTATGGCTCAACTTCGTTATTTATAGATACTTTAGAAAAACTTGATTATGTAGAAATACCTGCACCACAAGTATTTAGTCACTGATTAGAATATGGTGATTTAAGCAAAGAAGAATTAGAGTTTGCACTAAAAGATATCATTACAAAAGCAAAAGAAAAAAACAAAATTGTTGTGGCTACTGGAGATGTTAAATACAATTCAATTTTAGACAAAAAAGCCTATGAAATAGTTGTATATTCAAAAGGTATTGGAAATAGTAGACATTATTTGTATAACTATGAAAAAGCCAAAAACAATAATATTAAAATTCCTACACAAAATTTCTTGACTACTAAAGAAATGTTAGAACAATTTGCTTTTTTAAATGATGATAAATTGATTAGAGAAATTGTTATTGATAATACACAAAAAATTGCTAATTTATGTGAAGATATCAAAGTTATTAAGGAAGATTTATACACTCCAAATTTTGACAATTCTGATTTGAAGCTTAAAGAACTTGTTTACAAAACTGCTCATGAAAAATATGGTGAGATTTTGCCTGAATTAATTGAAAAAAGAATTGAATCTGAACTTACTCCGATTATTAAACATGGTTTTTCTGTTATTTATTGAATTAGTCATGTTTTAATTCAAAAATCAATTGAAAGAGGCTATGTTGTTGGAAGCCGTGGATCTGTCGGTTCTTCAATTACTGCATATCTTTCTGGGGTTAGTGAAGTTAATCCTTTACCAGCACATTACATATGTTTAAAATGTAAAAAATTTGAACTTTGCCAAGACAAAAATATTACTTCTGGATTCGATTTAGATCCTAAGAAATGTGACAACTGTGGATCTTTAATGGATACAGATGGGCAAACAATTCCTTTTGAAACTTTCCTAGGTTTTGATGCTGATAAAGTGCCGGATATAGATTTAAACTTTTCAGGTGAAGTGCAACCAGAAATTCATAATGAAGTAAAAAACATTTTTGGCGAATACCACACATTTAGAGCCGGGACTGTACAAACAGTGGCTGACAAAACAGCGTATGGATATGTTAAAAATTATGCAGAAGAAACTAAACAAGAAATTAATGAAATTTACGTGCATTATCTAGCTAAAAGAATAGAAGGAGTAAAAAGAACTACTGGTCAACACCCAGGAGGAATTTTGATTATTCCTAAAGAATTCGATGTAACAGATTTTACAGCAACTAATTTTCCAGCTAATGATGTAACTTCAACTTGAAAAACTACACACTTTGATTTTAAAGCTATTCATGATAACTTATTAAAACTAGATATTCTTGGTCATGATAATCCAACTATTATTAAATTATTAGAAGAATATACAGGAATTAAAACATCAGCAATCCCTAAAAAAGATCCTAAAGTAATGTCTTTATTTTCTTCAACTGCATCGATGGGTATTAAACCAGAGGATATTGACAATGAAGTAACAGGCGCCTTAGGACTACCAGAATTTGGAACCAAATTCGTTAGAAAAATGCTCTCTTCATCCAAGCCGTCATCTTTTGCTGATTTAATTTCACTTTCAGGTCTTTCACACGGAACAGATGTTTGAGTTGGTAATGCAGAAGATTTAATTCTTAAACGCAACTTTAAACTAAGCGACGTTATTTCTTGTCGTGATGATATTTTAGTCAAATTAATGAATGTAGATGTTCCGCGTAAAGACGCATTTAAAATAATGGAAAAAGTGCGTAAAGGTAAAGGACTTAATTCTGAGGAGGAAGAGTTTTTACTTAAATACAAAGTGCCGCAATGACAAATTGATAGTATGAAAAAAATTAAGTACATGTTCCCTAAAGCCCATGCTGCTGCTTATGTATTAATGGCTTGATGGTCTGCGTATTATAAACTATACTATCCTTTAGAATTTTATTCAGTTTATTTAACTGCTAGAACAGATGTTTTAGACATTGAAAACATGATTGACGTTA
This Mycoplasmopsis columbina DNA region includes the following protein-coding sequences:
- a CDS encoding PolC-type DNA polymerase III, producing MTHHDNNFQNQKFLKFCSHFGIQIPKSMLNAQIINSVHVKEKDCIQLHIKFNEFINFHDIKNFKLALNEKRHLGNIEVFYEFDLLQYTKEGLLNFCHNLTKTKFKYASLQNLNFDQNLIMNSNYDFTLKIYNKNTYEQEKDIFYDFVAKLKGYGFQKLNFNLKLVEIKHETPIEIEVEKENLNFAIAQALKENQSIKKDEDSLFTRKKSFSRLNTSYANTTIENLYFLEDKTAVEISGLVFKKEYKALNNANEKKHLYIISLTDLTSGIQLQYFTKELLSSEEEKILENDSWIKVKGRLALKIQESRETRIIYVDSFEKTVSPISESQDLMDEKDKRVELHISSKMNTMDGLLNPSEIIKQAEKFKMPAVAIMDLNGCQGYPEFYNTAKKSSVKPLYGTAFTIINKNVNLIIGDFENVNLRNTEYVAFDIETTSLFPRFGEVIEYGAVKVTQSLRIDNKEQFFIKAKQPLSSFTTNLTGITNKMLEDGKNIQDALDEIYSSLNNKIAIAHNARFDYHFLKEQFFKYNKPFPKFAVIDTLKVSRFLFPDDSKHKLQDLAKKVDIIYDENQAHRGDYDAEVLANVWIQLIGILEKNNIFDLKTLANQTSKSLYKREFAYEITTLAKNNQGLKEQFELISFASTDQYWNQPKLFWENLENKKNILIGSSTLRSKLLDDYFYGSTSLFIDTLEKLDYVEIPAPQVFSHWLEYGDLSKEELEFALKDIITKAKEKNKIVVATGDVKYNSILDKKAYEIVVYSKGIGNSRHYLYNYEKAKNNNIKIPTQNFLTTKEMLEQFAFLNDDKLIREIVIDNTQKIANLCEDIKVIKEDLYTPNFDNSDLKLKELVYKTAHEKYGEILPELIEKRIESELTPIIKHGFSVIYWISHVLIQKSIERGYVVGSRGSVGSSITAYLSGVSEVNPLPAHYICLKCKKFELCQDKNITSGFDLDPKKCDNCGSLMDTDGQTIPFETFLGFDADKVPDIDLNFSGEVQPEIHNEVKNIFGEYHTFRAGTVQTVADKTAYGYVKNYAEETKQEINEIYVHYLAKRIEGVKRTTGQHPGGILIIPKEFDVTDFTATNFPANDVTSTWKTTHFDFKAIHDNLLKLDILGHDNPTIIKLLEEYTGIKTSAIPKKDPKVMSLFSSTASMGIKPEDIDNEVTGALGLPEFGTKFVRKMLSSSKPSSFADLISLSGLSHGTDVWVGNAEDLILKRNFKLSDVISCRDDILVKLMNVDVPRKDAFKIMEKVRKGKGLNSEEEEFLLKYKVPQWQIDSMKKIKYMFPKAHAAAYVLMAWWSAYYKLYYPLEFYSVYLTARTDVLDIENMIDVKGGKRVARKLKELKIEEARRTISSTDEKLLPIFEIVQELYARGFYISNVSLTRSKANEWVIDKENNCLIPPFTAVKQLGLAVANSIVSARDSKEFISIEDFKQRTTTNNTLLERLKSMNVFDGLDTKNQMTLF